In Leptolyngbya sp. NIES-2104, the genomic window AATCTGATAAGTAATCGCAATTCTGAAAATGATTCGGGATTGCGACAGTTCGAGATTAGGTGTTTTAGAAATCTTGCGCTTCGTTTATCTTCCGCCCCGAATTCCATTCCGGGACGGAAGATAAACGAAGCGAGTCACTCTAAAACGTGCTTTAATCCAAACCCCGATCGGTAACCGCACCCAAACTACTCGACGACACCAATTTGGCGTATTTCGCTAACACACCTCTGGTATATCTCGGTGCAGGAGGTTGCCACGCTGCACGACGCTTCTCTAGTTCCTCTTCCGGCACATTCAATTGCAGCAATCGAGCGTGAGCATCGATCGTAATCTCATCGCCTTCTTGCACAAGCGCGATCGTTCCTCCAACAAAAGCTTCTGGCGCAACGTGACCGACCACCATTCCATAAGTCCCACCAGAGAACCGCCCGTCGGTGATCAATCCAACCGAATCACCCAAGCCTGCACCAATAATCGCAGAAGTTGGAGCCAGCATTTCCCGCATTCCCGGACCGCCTTTTGGACCTTCATAGCGAATAACGAGGACATCACCTGCATTGATCTTGTTTGCCAAGATTGCGGTTAAACAATCTTCCTCGGATTCAAACACCCGTGCAGGTCCCGTAATCTTCGGATTTTTTACACCCGTGATTTTTGCGACTGATCCTTCAAGCGCTAAATTGCCCTTGAGAATGGCTAAGTGTCCGGTTGCGTACATAGGCTTATCCCAAGGACGAATCACATCTTGATCGGCTCTCGGTTCAGTGGGAATGTCTTTTAGCCGTTCCTCGATCGTTTCTCCCGTAATCGTCAAACAATCGCCGTGAAGCAATCCATGCGCTAACAGCATTTTCATCACCTGCGGAATTCCGCCCGCTCGATGTAAATCTGTTGCCACATAGCGTCCGGACGGTTTGAGATCGCACAGTACCGGAACCCGTTCGCGAATCACTTCAAAATCGTCGATCGTTAAAGGAACACCCGCAGAATGTGCGATCGCTAAAAAGTGCAACACTGCATTGGTCGATCCACCGACTGCCATGATGACCGAAATCGCATTCTC contains:
- the ilvD gene encoding dihydroxy-acid dehydratase is translated as MPENLRSQAITQGVQRSPNRAMLRAVGFSDTDFTKPIVGVASAHSTITPCNMGIAPLAVEAETGIRAAGGMPQMFGTITVSDGISMGTEGMKYSLVSRDVIADSIETACNAQSMDGVLAIGGCDKNMPGAMIAMARMNIPAVFVYGGTIKPGHLDGQDLTVVSSFEAVGQYSAGKIEESMLYAVERSACPGAGSCGGMYTANTMSSAFEAMGMSLMYSSTMSAVDPEKAENTALAGKVLVEAIRNQILPRDIITRKSIENAISVIMAVGGSTNAVLHFLAIAHSAGVPLTIDDFEVIRERVPVLCDLKPSGRYVATDLHRAGGIPQVMKMLLAHGLLHGDCLTITGETIEERLKDIPTEPRADQDVIRPWDKPMYATGHLAILKGNLALEGSVAKITGVKNPKITGPARVFESEEDCLTAILANKINAGDVLVIRYEGPKGGPGMREMLAPTSAIIGAGLGDSVGLITDGRFSGGTYGMVVGHVAPEAFVGGTIALVQEGDEITIDAHARLLQLNVPEEELEKRRAAWQPPAPRYTRGVLAKYAKLVSSSSLGAVTDRGLD